A single window of Pseudarthrobacter psychrotolerans DNA harbors:
- a CDS encoding class I SAM-dependent methyltransferase, with translation MPAPVGIPTPVLKPARTAAVDDPAVVTWVEAGVSMTARWRSANGRPAPTRVEVVTDSLTADEANRMASQGIAMLWHGDFHNARQILNAMDRRVSAGKKKFAGTPADGFYRHRQSRSHRARILGLLLIPLDPGPVVPLRRAPDIREAAAEAYGDIGESSVVSLHELVGAIGAHEWRRNGVYVDALQGRIHPHYGTFFPTRSEYVDLVAAAPLPSDTLAFDVGTGTGVLAAVLARRGVHRVVATDNEPRAIACAGENFRNLGVQDRAEAVLTDMFPPGRAPLVVCNPPWIPATPHSTLDSAVYDPGSRMLFRFLHELSDHLEPGGEGWLVLSDLAEHLGLRSRDDLLAAIEAAGLKVIERLDTKPTHPKASDRDDPLFEARTAEVTSLWRLVPR, from the coding sequence ATGCCAGCTCCCGTGGGAATCCCGACGCCGGTCCTCAAGCCCGCGCGCACAGCCGCGGTGGATGATCCCGCCGTCGTGACCTGGGTCGAGGCGGGTGTCAGCATGACCGCGCGGTGGCGTTCGGCGAACGGCAGGCCGGCGCCGACGCGCGTCGAAGTGGTCACCGACTCCCTCACGGCGGATGAGGCGAACCGGATGGCCTCACAGGGGATCGCGATGCTCTGGCACGGTGACTTCCACAACGCGCGGCAGATCCTCAACGCCATGGACCGGCGGGTAAGTGCCGGAAAGAAAAAGTTCGCAGGAACTCCGGCCGATGGGTTCTATCGGCATCGCCAGTCCCGCTCGCATCGTGCACGCATTCTCGGCCTGCTGCTGATTCCTCTTGATCCGGGCCCTGTGGTGCCGCTGCGCCGCGCACCGGATATCCGGGAGGCCGCCGCTGAAGCGTACGGCGATATCGGTGAATCTTCCGTTGTGTCCCTGCACGAGCTTGTCGGCGCCATCGGTGCCCACGAGTGGCGACGCAATGGCGTCTACGTCGATGCACTGCAGGGCCGCATCCACCCGCACTACGGCACGTTCTTCCCCACCCGGAGTGAGTACGTGGATCTCGTGGCCGCCGCGCCGCTGCCCTCTGACACGCTGGCGTTCGACGTCGGAACCGGCACCGGGGTGCTCGCTGCCGTCCTGGCGCGCCGTGGCGTCCACCGCGTGGTAGCGACGGACAATGAACCGCGTGCCATCGCCTGCGCCGGTGAGAATTTCCGCAACCTCGGTGTCCAGGATCGTGCTGAGGCCGTCCTGACCGACATGTTCCCGCCCGGACGGGCCCCGCTCGTGGTGTGCAACCCGCCCTGGATTCCGGCCACGCCGCATTCCACCCTGGACAGCGCGGTCTACGATCCCGGGAGCAGGATGCTGTTCCGCTTCCTGCACGAACTCTCCGACCATCTGGAACCGGGCGGTGAGGGCTGGCTTGTCCTCTCCGACCTGGCCGAGCACCTTGGCCTGCGGTCGCGTGACGATCTGCTGGCCGCCATCGAGGCGGCTGGGCTGAAGGTCATTGAACGGCTCGACACCAAGCCGACGCATCCGAAGGCATCGGACCGCGACGATCCTCTGTTCGAGGCGCGCACGGCCGAGGTCACGTCCCTGTGGCGGCTTGTTCCCCGGTAG
- a CDS encoding MFS transporter encodes MTQQPLKKRRLRVSDVNVVNHRTLRKALGGTIVGNTMEWYDVGVFGYLITTMGPVFLPEADKAVQNLFLLGTFGATFIARPVGGVFFGWLGDKIGRQKVLAMTLMLMAAATFVVGLLPGYSVLGIWAAVLLVVTKLVQGFSTGGEYAGATTFVSEHSPDHRRGFFASFLDMGSYLGFAIGAGLVSVLQLTLGQAEMEAWGWRIPFLIAGPLGIIAIYFRMKIEESPAFQATLEAEAEVARHPETGEVLGPMGPVGIFKAYWQRIVLAMILVAAANTVGYALTSYMPTYLTTNKGYDEIHGTLLTIPVLVAMSLCIPLTGHLSDRIGRRPVLWIGAISTVVLSLPAFILISVGTIPATITGLALIAFPVTFYVANLASALPALFPTAHRYGAMGIAYNFAVAIFGGTTPFIIASLIQLTGNDMMPAYYLMATSAIAAVTIYFLPESARRHLPGSMPSVDSDKAAQELVATQDDNPMLDMDTLPFGTSYEAAKAAHAGPESMSGER; translated from the coding sequence ATGACCCAGCAACCTCTCAAGAAACGCCGTCTCCGCGTTTCAGACGTCAATGTTGTTAATCACCGGACCCTCAGGAAAGCGCTGGGCGGAACCATCGTGGGAAACACGATGGAATGGTACGACGTCGGTGTGTTCGGTTATCTGATCACCACCATGGGGCCGGTTTTCCTGCCGGAAGCAGACAAAGCCGTGCAGAACCTGTTCCTGCTGGGAACCTTCGGAGCAACGTTTATCGCCCGCCCCGTGGGCGGCGTCTTTTTCGGCTGGCTGGGCGACAAGATCGGCCGCCAGAAGGTCCTGGCGATGACCTTGATGCTCATGGCTGCGGCGACCTTCGTCGTCGGGCTGCTCCCGGGGTACTCGGTGCTGGGCATCTGGGCTGCCGTGCTGTTGGTGGTCACCAAGCTGGTGCAGGGCTTTTCCACCGGTGGCGAGTACGCAGGCGCCACTACGTTCGTCAGTGAGCACTCCCCGGACCACCGCCGCGGCTTCTTCGCCAGCTTCCTGGACATGGGCAGCTATCTGGGCTTTGCCATAGGTGCCGGTTTGGTGTCCGTCCTCCAGCTGACCCTGGGCCAGGCCGAGATGGAGGCCTGGGGCTGGCGCATTCCGTTCCTGATCGCCGGGCCCCTCGGCATCATCGCGATCTATTTCCGGATGAAAATTGAGGAATCGCCTGCGTTCCAGGCCACCCTCGAGGCAGAGGCCGAAGTCGCCAGGCATCCCGAAACCGGTGAGGTGCTCGGCCCCATGGGCCCGGTGGGAATCTTCAAGGCCTACTGGCAGAGGATAGTGCTGGCCATGATCCTCGTGGCCGCTGCCAATACGGTGGGCTACGCCCTGACGTCCTACATGCCCACATACCTGACCACCAACAAGGGGTACGACGAGATCCACGGGACTCTCCTGACCATCCCGGTCCTGGTGGCCATGTCCCTGTGCATCCCGCTGACCGGTCATCTCTCGGACCGGATCGGCCGGCGCCCCGTGCTGTGGATCGGAGCCATCAGCACGGTGGTCCTGTCGCTTCCCGCGTTCATTCTGATCTCGGTCGGAACCATTCCGGCCACGATCACCGGCCTTGCCTTGATCGCCTTCCCCGTGACGTTCTACGTTGCCAACCTTGCCTCGGCGCTGCCGGCGCTGTTCCCCACGGCCCACCGCTACGGGGCCATGGGCATCGCCTACAACTTCGCCGTGGCGATTTTCGGCGGCACCACCCCGTTCATTATTGCGAGCCTGATCCAGCTGACGGGCAACGACATGATGCCCGCGTACTACCTCATGGCCACCTCGGCAATCGCTGCGGTCACCATTTACTTCCTGCCCGAATCCGCCCGGAGGCACCTGCCAGGGTCAATGCCCAGTGTTGATTCGGACAAAGCTGCCCAGGAACTGGTGGCAACGCAGGACGATAACCCCATGCTGGACATGGATACGCTGCCCTTCGGCACCAGCTACGAGGCCGCGAAGGCGGCGCACGCGGGACCTGAAAGTATGTCAGGGGAGCGGTGA
- a CDS encoding PAS domain-containing sensor histidine kinase, with product MVIFQLPLSVTMLLVTVLAEAFRPGLLQPGPFLYGLGGHLVILAACALVPWGRLPTRAWAVIPVLDCLAIGFSREAADQYLTVLGFLLVFPVVWLSLGRHRSGVVMAVSATILSAVLPPLILGMGFTGPSFIRIVLLPVILGAISLTAHVVSNAVLRQRLQLENQDKELQELLAASEQRERLLGTIMDTVSVGVCAVDEQGRKILMNKQQSHHLTGTLSENPRAPGSEEVPVFGVDRSHPLPPARHPLRRAARGEAFTDELIWIGTGTGQRAFSATSRLIKDGTGRSSGAVLAFTDVTALVTALAAKDQFVASVSHELRTPLTSILGYLGLALDEHPDLPADLAQYLVVAKRNAERLLHLVTDLLSVASDTLVINPRPADLTEVIRHSIESATPRASAAGISLHLEPSGPVTGRFDPARIGQVIDNLLSNAIKYTPDGGAVTVRARRDGDNVRCEVADTGIGMTQEEQAQAFTRFFRAARAHASAIPGAGLGLPITKTIIENHGGTIALASSPGLGTTVTLTLPEADGGSLDAGEVPAMS from the coding sequence ATGGTGATATTCCAGTTGCCGCTGTCGGTGACGATGCTACTGGTCACCGTCCTGGCGGAGGCATTTCGCCCCGGGCTCCTGCAGCCCGGTCCGTTCCTGTACGGTCTGGGCGGCCATCTGGTCATTCTGGCCGCGTGTGCGCTGGTGCCGTGGGGGCGGCTGCCGACCCGCGCCTGGGCAGTCATTCCGGTCCTGGACTGCCTGGCCATCGGGTTCTCCCGCGAAGCGGCGGATCAATACCTCACTGTGCTGGGTTTCCTGCTGGTTTTTCCCGTCGTCTGGCTATCCCTCGGCCGCCACCGTAGCGGGGTTGTGATGGCTGTTTCGGCCACGATTCTCAGTGCGGTCCTTCCGCCGCTGATCCTTGGAATGGGCTTCACAGGGCCGTCGTTCATCCGGATCGTACTGCTCCCGGTCATCCTCGGGGCGATCTCCCTCACCGCGCATGTGGTCTCCAACGCTGTCCTGCGTCAGCGGCTGCAGCTGGAAAACCAGGACAAGGAACTGCAGGAACTGCTCGCAGCCAGCGAACAGCGCGAGCGGTTGCTGGGCACCATCATGGATACCGTCAGTGTCGGCGTGTGCGCCGTCGATGAACAGGGCCGGAAAATTCTCATGAACAAGCAGCAAAGCCACCACCTCACCGGTACCCTCAGCGAAAACCCGCGGGCGCCCGGGAGTGAGGAGGTGCCGGTGTTTGGCGTTGACCGGAGCCACCCGCTGCCCCCGGCCCGGCACCCGCTGCGCCGAGCGGCCAGGGGCGAGGCGTTCACCGACGAATTGATCTGGATCGGCACCGGCACCGGTCAACGCGCCTTCTCCGCAACGTCTCGGCTGATCAAGGACGGCACCGGCCGGAGCTCCGGCGCCGTGCTGGCTTTTACTGACGTGACGGCGCTGGTCACAGCCCTTGCAGCCAAGGACCAGTTCGTCGCCAGTGTCTCGCATGAGCTGAGGACCCCGCTGACCTCCATCCTGGGCTACCTCGGCCTGGCTCTGGACGAACACCCCGACCTTCCCGCCGACCTGGCCCAGTACCTGGTCGTGGCCAAACGCAACGCCGAACGGCTGCTGCATCTGGTGACCGACCTGCTCTCAGTCGCCTCGGATACCCTGGTTATCAACCCCCGGCCAGCGGACCTGACCGAGGTGATCCGCCACAGCATCGAATCCGCCACTCCGCGTGCCAGTGCCGCGGGCATCAGCCTGCACCTTGAACCGTCCGGACCCGTGACCGGCCGGTTCGATCCGGCCCGCATCGGCCAGGTTATCGATAACCTGCTCTCCAACGCGATCAAATACACCCCCGACGGCGGGGCCGTTACGGTCCGAGCCCGCCGGGACGGGGACAACGTCAGATGCGAGGTCGCCGATACCGGGATCGGGATGACCCAGGAAGAACAGGCCCAGGCCTTCACCCGATTCTTCCGCGCCGCACGCGCACACGCCTCCGCCATTCCCGGTGCGGGCCTGGGACTGCCGATCACCAAAACCATCATCGAAAACCATGGCGGGACGATCGCCCTGGCCAGCAGCCCCGGACTGGGGACCACTGTCACCCTGACACTGCCGGAGGCCGACGGCGGCTCCTTGGATGCCGGCGAGGTGCCGGCCATGTCATAG
- a CDS encoding DUF1326 domain-containing protein — protein MTGKYVANCNCQLICPCPVDGTPTGSDGECRGVAVFQIASGKLDDTDLSGIAFAFCNWFPSNLSAGGWKVGIVLDDGASAAQATALESILHGEAGGPFADFAALYGEWLGVERASVTFSDGDTPSASVAGRVSYTFESLPGPDGGVTTVKNAMFGFAPEFRIGKAQVHSDLFGLDFDGVYGETADFTFASAMDENAPKGRA, from the coding sequence ATGACCGGAAAGTATGTCGCCAACTGCAATTGCCAGCTGATTTGTCCGTGCCCGGTGGATGGTACGCCCACGGGATCGGATGGCGAGTGCCGCGGCGTGGCTGTGTTCCAAATCGCGAGTGGAAAACTCGATGACACCGATCTGTCGGGCATCGCCTTCGCCTTCTGCAACTGGTTCCCGTCGAACCTCTCGGCCGGCGGCTGGAAGGTGGGAATCGTCCTCGACGACGGCGCATCGGCTGCGCAAGCCACTGCCTTGGAAAGCATCCTTCATGGTGAGGCCGGCGGCCCGTTCGCGGATTTTGCGGCGTTGTACGGAGAATGGTTGGGAGTCGAGCGCGCCAGCGTCACATTCTCGGACGGCGACACCCCGTCCGCCTCGGTTGCCGGGCGGGTGAGCTACACGTTCGAGTCCCTGCCGGGACCCGACGGTGGTGTCACCACCGTCAAGAACGCGATGTTCGGGTTCGCCCCGGAATTCCGGATCGGCAAAGCGCAGGTACACTCGGACCTCTTTGGCCTTGATTTCGACGGCGTCTACGGTGAGACCGCGGACTTCACCTTCGCCAGCGCGATGGACGAAAACGCCCCCAAAGGCCGGGCATGA
- a CDS encoding DUF2182 domain-containing protein translates to MRASARAAVSPATAAGSTAAASRVDPREAGLIAVLLLLAAASWVFTSTQLSGMDMGRWTEPGPLGFFVATWVVMLAAMMFPSVAPMVVAYARIQSHRRKTARYAPAGSTAVFVAGYLITWTVFGVVAYSFYMSVASLAPGFFASDQGGRYLAAGVIMAAAAYQLTPAKNVSLMKCRTPMDFILHRMRPGYRGALRMGVEHGAWCVACCWALMVALFALGVMSIGWMALIGAFIAGEKMLPWKRLANRSVAVALAVIALGVALTPAALVGMGM, encoded by the coding sequence GTGCGCGCTTCTGCGCGCGCCGCCGTTTCGCCTGCCACAGCGGCCGGTTCTACGGCAGCCGCGTCCCGGGTCGACCCGCGGGAGGCCGGCCTGATCGCGGTCCTGCTGTTACTCGCCGCGGCGAGTTGGGTCTTTACGTCCACTCAGCTGAGCGGGATGGACATGGGCCGGTGGACTGAGCCGGGGCCGCTGGGATTCTTCGTCGCCACGTGGGTGGTGATGCTGGCGGCCATGATGTTCCCGTCCGTGGCACCCATGGTGGTCGCATATGCCCGGATTCAGAGCCACCGACGCAAGACGGCGCGGTATGCTCCGGCAGGATCCACCGCCGTTTTCGTGGCCGGTTACCTGATCACGTGGACGGTCTTCGGCGTCGTGGCGTATTCGTTCTACATGTCCGTAGCGTCGCTGGCTCCCGGGTTCTTCGCCTCGGATCAAGGCGGCCGGTACCTGGCGGCCGGGGTGATTATGGCGGCGGCGGCCTATCAGCTCACGCCCGCCAAGAACGTCAGCCTGATGAAATGCCGGACGCCCATGGACTTCATCCTGCACCGCATGCGCCCCGGATACCGTGGCGCGCTGCGCATGGGAGTTGAGCACGGGGCGTGGTGCGTCGCATGCTGCTGGGCGCTGATGGTGGCCCTGTTTGCGCTCGGTGTGATGAGCATCGGCTGGATGGCGCTGATTGGGGCCTTCATTGCAGGAGAGAAGATGCTCCCCTGGAAGCGGCTCGCCAACCGCTCGGTTGCGGTGGCACTGGCCGTGATTGCGCTCGGAGTTGCCCTCACGCCAGCGGCGTTGGTCGGGATGGGGATGTAA